ATCTGCTCCCGGAATGGTTCGAGCGCTTCCTGTATCATCTTCCGGCGGTCGTTCCCGGAGATAAGGTTGACCCGGCTTTCCCCCAGGCCGGCTGCCGTTTTCCCCAAATTTCCCGCGCTCCGGGTTTTGGGGAGTTGGGAAGCGCACCCGGCCGTTCCCAGAGCCAGTGCGCCTGCCGCCCCCCTGGTTAGAAAATCTCTTCTTTTCATTGAATCGTGTACCTTTTACCTTTCAGTATTGAGGCTTCGATTATTTACGTAACAAAACTTTTTATCCTTATTGTATGATGATCAGGTAAAAAGTCAGTTGTACACTATTTTCTGGTGTTTCTTTACCTCACTCCCTGTCCCCCTCTCCTAGTCAGGAGAGGGGGTAACTCATTATGCGCCCGGCTCTTACCCTCTCCTAATTAGGAGAGGGTGGCCGAAGGCCGGGTGAGGTCAAGGAATATATCTCGGATACCTTGCTCCCCGGTCTTCTTCCCCACGGGTGAGAAAGCGCTGATTTCCGCCGTCTGAATCCATGATCCATATTCCGGGCGCCTCGCCGTCTCTCGCCCGGCTGAAAGCCATTTCTTTTCCGTCCGGCGACCATGCGGGATAGCAGTCCCAGGAGTGCTGCTCAGGCCGGGTCAGCCTGGTGATACTGCCGGAAAAGGGATCGAGAAGGCAGATGTACGTTCCCCCTCTGGACTGTTCCGGGAGATAGTCCCGGTTGAAATGATCCTTGTCCGGCCGGTCGGTGGACCACTTCCAGGGGGGACGGGCGCCTTCCATGCGACGGATATAGGTGACCTTGGAACCATCCGGCGACCAGACAGGCAGATTCGAACCCGAACTCACTGTTTCGGGGATTTTGGGGTTGCCGTACGAGGCGGCGAACCAGCAGCTTTGTCCGTTGGTGATCACCCGGTGCTCGGGTCCCTTGGGGCCGTACGGCCTCCCGATACAGAGATCCGACCAGTCATGGCCGGGATCGAGAATTTCATTTTTATCATTGAGGAGATGGCAATCCTGATAGAGCAGCCATGTGCCGTCCGGTGACCATGCCGGGCCGAAATACAGGTGCTCCGGGTGTTGGGCAATCACGGTCTTGTGTGAGCCGTCGAGGTCGGATACGATGATCCTGTACGGTATCTTTCCGGTGGAATGGAAGGCCAGGAGTTTGGCGTCCGGGCTGAGGGTGACGCAGTAGGTGAATCCCTCTCCGGCGCGGGTGACCGGTCTCTGGTCGGAGCCGTCCAGGTTCATGATCATCACCCGCTGTTCGCCGTCGATAATGGGTCCGGTTACCATCCTCTCGTCGCCGGGGAGCAGCGCGCTGGGAACGATGAACGGGGCAGGACGGTTTTTGATCGTCAATTCGCGCAGGCTCTCATCGCGGAGGTCATAAATCCAGAGATTCGTTCGTACATTCCCTTCCCATGCTTTGCCTTCTTCATAGCTGATCAGGAATATGCGGCGTTTATCGGAGAACAGGGGGCCGTAACCCCAGCTTTTCTGGCCGGGTATTTTAAAATCGAGGTAGCGCAAGTTTGAGCCATCCTCATGGATGATCCCAATTTTGCCCCGTGAGAGAAACATGATGCGTCCCGGAGCGCCCGGAGAGGAGGCCGCCGCCGCTTTCCGTCCGCTTTTCAGCGATGAGCATGCAGGGGATAGCATTCCCAGAGCGACAACTGCGCCTCCGGAAAAAAAAGAACGCCGTTTCATACCTGTTTCCTGATTTTCGGTTATATACATGGAGACAGATCTTATTGTGCTTCTTTTATGTAATAGATGCCGAAACAAGTTCGGCATGACACATGTCATCCTGAACTTGTTTCAGGATCTAACTAAACTTTTGCAAAAAGCTCATGGTGAAAATACTTCAGGCGCCTATGTTAAACAAGCAGATTCTCTTTTCCGAAAACCCGGATCATTTTCACCTTGATTTTGGAGGCAATCATCATTATAGATATACAGCAAAAAAAAATATCATAAAATTAATCAAAGGAGTTCATCGTGCAGTCCAGAATCTTTCTCTTTTTTCTGGCTCTTTCTCTTGTGTGTTTCTCTGCAGGTTTCTCCCTTTCAAGGCCCGACAAGGAGTTCAAAATCTTCCAGTTTCCCCGTGACCAGATACCCCGTATCGACGGCAACACCGATGACTGGAATATCGTTCCGGACGATTATGCCTATGGAAACGAAGAGATTAATGATACCGAGGACGGCCACGGCGCCAATATCGATCCCAAAAACCTCAATGTGAAAGTCAAGGTCGGCTGGGTGAAAGGGGAAAACCGGCTCTATTTCCTCTACGAAGCGGATGACGATTACTGGGATTTCGGGCGTTTCAATCCGAGGGGATACCTGAACGACATCTTTGAAATCGCGGTGGACGGCGACCTTTCCGGCGGCCCGTTCATTACTAATCCCCAGATCAAGGACCCCATCGAGAATCATCTCGCATTCAGCGGGGTGCAGGCCCAGAACTACCACATATTCACTCCTCCGGTAAACAACTGCTGGTGTCTGGTGTGGGGATGCCAGCCCTGGATCGCGGAATTTCCCTGGGCCAATTACGCCTTCAAGTACAATTTCAAACCCGGCGAGAGCGGCCATCTAGTCCTGGAATCTTACATAACACCCTTCGATTACGCCCCCTATGACGGCCCCGGGCATGCGGTTGTATCCCAGCTCAGGGAGAATTCCCGCATTGGGCTTTCGTGGTCGATTCTCGATTTCGACGGCGGCAAACGGAACGGGCACTACAATCTCGCCCACAATGTCAAGATGGTGAGCGACGCCTCCTATCTCTGTTCATTCCGCCTTATGCCCCTTGAAGAGCGGCTCCAGAAGCCCATCGAGGCCCGGTGGTCATTCAGGGTCGTGGATATGGACCGGAGAATGATAGAATTCAAGGATGAATCCCACGGCAAGATCACGGGCTGGAAATGGGAGTTTGGCGACGGCGAGACATCGAACGAGCAGAACCCGGTTCATGCGTATAAAAAACCGGGAGTTTATTACGTGGTCGTTCTGGAGGTAGAAGGACCGGCTGGGAAATCCCGCACCGCCAAATACTGGGATGTTATGGTGAAGTGAAAAGACAGCACTTGTCTGAACCAGTGATGCGCGTGATTGTTGTGATAAAAGATGATAAAAGACAAAAAGATTAATGGCGGGTGAGTCGGCGGAATTCGAGTTTACGGCTTCCGAAATTAAGGAGCAGCCCTATATCCAGGTTATAGGCTTCCAGATAGTTCAGACATTGGGAGATATGGACATCTTCAAGTTGTGTCAGCGCTTTTATCTCGACCATAATCGTATCCTGAACGAGAAAATCAACCCGACGGGTTCCGACGTTTATTCCTTTATAGAAAAGCGGGATTTCCTGTTCCCTGATAAACTCCAAGCCCTGCCCTTGCATTTCCAAAGCCAGACACCGTTGGTAAATCACTTCCTGGAATCCGTTACCGAGGATAGTGTGTACTTCCATTGCGCAGCCGATTATACGGGAAGTGATATCGGAGTGTTTGTATTCGGGTTTGATGGAATTGGAATTCATAACAAAGCCTGCCGGGAAGGTTTTCTGAGTTAATGATACTGTAAAAAATTGTCTGAACCAGTGATGCGTGTGATTGTTGTGATAAAAGATGATAAAAAAAATGCCGCGGATGATTCTAACAAAAGCCGCGATAGGCATATTGACTGGAACAATACACAAAGAAAGCTCATAAGCAAATATTTTCATCAGATTTTATCAGTATCATCACGCGCATCACCGGTTCAGACAGTCTTTCCTCACTATCAGATATCAATCAAATGTTCAGGAAATTCTCAGAGGCCCAGGTTTTTCGGCGGATCGTACCGGACAAGGAATGGCCGGATGATTTCTCTGCCCCTCTGGTCGAGGTTTTCCTTGCTCTTGTCGCCCATATAACCGAAACAGTTGAAATAAACCTTGTGGTCGCGCGCCGCCACCGCTCCGAAGCAGCCTTCCACTCCCTCCACTTGACCGATCCAGTAATATTTTTTCGTCTTAAGGTCAAGGATGGTGAGGGTTTCCAGCGCCCTTTCATACACCGGGCCGCCGTGATTCCCGGCCAGGAAGTAGAGCCTGCCCCATTCTTCATCCAGGGCGATGTTCGGAGTGTAGTCCGGCTGTTTCGGCAGGCCGATCACATGGCCGTAATCGGTCAGTTTGCCGCTCACCGTATCGAAGCCCCAAACAAAGCCGTCGGTGGAGATGCCGTAGAGCACATTCTTCGAGGACATGACCGAGGCCCGGAAATCCATGAGCGTCCCGGGAAGTTTGATATCGATGTCGGTGAAGGTATCGTGTTCGGCGTCAAACTTGGTGAGGCCGCCGAAATCATTGTTAAACCAGCAGTT
The window above is part of the Candidatus Latescibacter sp. genome. Proteins encoded here:
- a CDS encoding GxxExxY protein produces the protein MNSNSIKPEYKHSDITSRIIGCAMEVHTILGNGFQEVIYQRCLALEMQGQGLEFIREQEIPLFYKGINVGTRRVDFLVQDTIMVEIKALTQLEDVHISQCLNYLEAYNLDIGLLLNFGSRKLEFRRLTRH
- a CDS encoding serine/threonine protein kinase, producing the protein MKRRSFFSGGAVVALGMLSPACSSLKSGRKAAAASSPGAPGRIMFLSRGKIGIIHEDGSNLRYLDFKIPGQKSWGYGPLFSDKRRIFLISYEEGKAWEGNVRTNLWIYDLRDESLRELTIKNRPAPFIVPSALLPGDERMVTGPIIDGEQRVMIMNLDGSDQRPVTRAGEGFTYCVTLSPDAKLLAFHSTGKIPYRIIVSDLDGSHKTVIAQHPEHLYFGPAWSPDGTWLLYQDCHLLNDKNEILDPGHDWSDLCIGRPYGPKGPEHRVITNGQSCWFAASYGNPKIPETVSSGSNLPVWSPDGSKVTYIRRMEGARPPWKWSTDRPDKDHFNRDYLPEQSRGGTYICLLDPFSGSITRLTRPEQHSWDCYPAWSPDGKEMAFSRARDGEAPGIWIMDSDGGNQRFLTRGEEDRGARYPRYIP
- a CDS encoding PKD domain-containing protein; the protein is MQSRIFLFFLALSLVCFSAGFSLSRPDKEFKIFQFPRDQIPRIDGNTDDWNIVPDDYAYGNEEINDTEDGHGANIDPKNLNVKVKVGWVKGENRLYFLYEADDDYWDFGRFNPRGYLNDIFEIAVDGDLSGGPFITNPQIKDPIENHLAFSGVQAQNYHIFTPPVNNCWCLVWGCQPWIAEFPWANYAFKYNFKPGESGHLVLESYITPFDYAPYDGPGHAVVSQLRENSRIGLSWSILDFDGGKRNGHYNLAHNVKMVSDASYLCSFRLMPLEERLQKPIEARWSFRVVDMDRRMIEFKDESHGKITGWKWEFGDGETSNEQNPVHAYKKPGVYYVVVLEVEGPAGKSRTAKYWDVMVK